The Candidatus Hydrogenedentota bacterium genome has a window encoding:
- a CDS encoding Gfo/Idh/MocA family oxidoreductase — MPKQQKGIDVMSKEVSRRNFVRGAAMGAAAGVMMVGTSKTSWAGANDRVRVGIVGLRGRGRDHLKGLLRQENVEVAAVCDVDEKQFGSYVKQLEKLGGKPKTYKDMRELYQNPDIDAVTVATPNHWHSLAAIWALQAGKHVYVEKPCSHNVFEGAKLVEAAQKYGKVVQHGSQIRSNPSMQEAIRLLNEGVIGEVYMARGLCYRWRDDIGKKPDGQAPEGVDYNMWLGPAPERPFNPNRFHYNWHYMWDYGNGDIGNQGVHQMDVARWGLGVELPTKVSGMGRKLIFDDDKEVPNVITTAYDYPNAGKMGKMLVFDVRPWCTNDEKGAKVGVIFYGDKGYMVIDSYEHYKVYLGEKGEPGPENSQEGDHYGNFIDCIRANDPSKVNAPIREGHLSSALCHLGLISVKLNRDLTYDEAKNEFTGDPEATALLTRKYRDPFVVPENV; from the coding sequence CAGGAATTTCGTGCGCGGGGCCGCCATGGGCGCCGCCGCGGGGGTGATGATGGTCGGCACGTCGAAGACGTCGTGGGCCGGTGCAAACGACCGGGTCCGCGTGGGCATCGTCGGCCTGCGCGGCCGGGGCCGCGACCACCTCAAGGGCCTCCTCCGCCAGGAAAACGTCGAGGTGGCGGCCGTCTGCGACGTGGACGAGAAGCAGTTCGGCAGCTACGTGAAGCAGCTGGAGAAGCTGGGCGGCAAGCCGAAGACCTACAAGGACATGCGCGAGCTCTACCAGAACCCGGACATTGACGCGGTGACCGTCGCCACGCCGAACCACTGGCACTCCCTCGCGGCCATCTGGGCGCTCCAGGCGGGCAAGCACGTCTACGTCGAGAAGCCCTGCTCCCACAACGTGTTCGAGGGCGCCAAGCTGGTCGAGGCCGCCCAGAAGTACGGCAAGGTCGTGCAGCACGGCTCCCAGATCCGCAGCAACCCCTCCATGCAGGAGGCCATCCGCCTGCTGAACGAGGGCGTCATCGGCGAGGTGTACATGGCCCGCGGGCTGTGCTACCGCTGGCGCGACGACATCGGCAAGAAGCCGGACGGCCAGGCCCCCGAGGGCGTGGACTACAACATGTGGCTCGGCCCCGCGCCCGAGCGCCCCTTCAACCCGAACCGCTTCCACTACAACTGGCACTACATGTGGGACTACGGCAACGGCGACATCGGCAACCAGGGCGTGCACCAGATGGACGTGGCCCGCTGGGGCCTGGGCGTCGAGCTGCCCACGAAGGTCTCCGGCATGGGCCGCAAGCTCATCTTCGACGACGACAAGGAAGTCCCGAACGTCATCACCACGGCGTACGACTACCCCAACGCGGGCAAGATGGGCAAGATGCTCGTTTTCGACGTGCGCCCCTGGTGCACCAACGACGAGAAGGGCGCCAAGGTCGGCGTCATCTTCTACGGCGACAAGGGCTACATGGTCATTGACTCCTACGAGCACTACAAGGTCTACCTCGGCGAGAAGGGCGAGCCCGGCCCGGAGAACAGCCAGGAAGGCGACCACTACGGCAACTTCATTGACTGCATCCGCGCCAACGACCCCTCCAAGGTCAACGCGCCCATCCGCGAGGGGCATCTCTCCTCCGCCCTGTGCCACCTCGGCCTGATCTCCGTCAAGCTCAACCGCGACCTCACCTACGACGAGGCCAAGAACGAGTTCACCGGCGACCCCGAGGCCACCGCCCTGCTCACCCGCAAGTACCGCGACCCCTTCGTGGTCCCCGAAAACGTCTGA